The Gordonibacter urolithinfaciens genome contains a region encoding:
- a CDS encoding slipin family protein — protein MRRSKADRTMRDAPYELTDKEAEIRAATSYVPRKSSRNGAVIFSIAVFVMTGAVVLGVALVATGGIGLAAIVAALLTALLVLSSTHIALSWEKVVVLRFGKLARVVGPGLYFTIPLIEHGTIRVDQRTIATPFYAEKTLTADLVPVTVDAVLFWVVWDAEKACTEVEDYYAAVSFLAQTAMREAVGRSTVAEVALRRDQLDIEIKEDIEKEAANWGVDIISVKVRDIVIPDELQEAMSLEAQADREKNARMSVASVESDLAEMLAEAARIYGDPDAALKLRTMLMQYDTVKKSKSAVVTVPSSFSDGFADAADKAGADGLGRAPSDAVRGGRQ, from the coding sequence ATGAGACGAAGCAAAGCCGACCGCACCATGCGGGACGCCCCCTACGAGCTCACCGACAAGGAGGCCGAGATCAGGGCCGCCACCTCGTACGTGCCGCGCAAGTCATCGCGCAACGGCGCGGTCATCTTCAGTATCGCCGTGTTCGTGATGACGGGCGCTGTCGTGCTGGGCGTCGCCCTCGTCGCGACCGGCGGCATCGGCCTCGCTGCCATCGTCGCTGCGCTGCTCACGGCGTTGCTCGTGCTGTCCTCCACGCACATTGCGCTCTCCTGGGAGAAGGTGGTGGTGCTGCGCTTCGGCAAGCTGGCACGCGTCGTGGGGCCGGGCCTGTACTTCACCATTCCCCTCATCGAGCACGGCACCATCCGCGTGGACCAGCGCACCATCGCCACGCCGTTCTACGCCGAGAAGACGCTCACGGCCGACCTCGTGCCGGTGACGGTGGACGCGGTGCTGTTCTGGGTGGTGTGGGATGCCGAGAAGGCGTGCACCGAAGTGGAGGACTACTACGCCGCCGTGTCGTTTCTCGCCCAGACGGCCATGCGCGAGGCTGTGGGCCGTTCGACCGTGGCCGAGGTGGCGCTGCGCCGCGACCAGCTGGATATCGAGATAAAGGAGGACATTGAGAAGGAGGCGGCCAACTGGGGCGTCGACATCATCTCGGTGAAGGTGCGCGACATCGTGATCCCCGACGAGCTGCAGGAGGCCATGAGCCTGGAGGCCCAGGCCGACCGCGAGAAGAACGCGCGCATGTCCGTGGCCAGCGTGGAGAGCGACCTGGCCGAGATGCTGGCCGAGGCCGCGCGCATCTACGGCGATCCCGACGCGGCCCTGAAGCTGCGCACGATGCTCATGCAGTACGACACCGTGAAGAAGTCAAAGAGCGCCGTGGTCACGGTGCCGAGCTCGTTCTCGGACGGCTTCGCCGACGCCGCGGACAAGGCCGGTGCCGACGGGCTCGGCAGGGCGCCGTCGGACGCGGTGAGGGGCGGCCGGCAATGA
- a CDS encoding YczE/YyaS/YitT family protein → MARWMDLRHTYNLKGKLLFSCIGVVCIALGTTVCRVGNVGVDPFTAMNLGLSALVGMDFGTFQLLVNLVILVAVFALDKWQIGLGTIINMVFVGYLIELFTWLYGLLPWQPSGLASAGAHLVIGTLLFTLGVSLYLKTRMGVAPIDAVAPVIVARTRFSYTPVRMAQDILVTVVALFAGGPIGVFTVVAAFMTGPLITAWNRVATLRLYRRFHVLNREELAQERG, encoded by the coding sequence ATGGCGCGGTGGATGGACCTGCGCCACACGTACAACCTGAAGGGCAAGCTGCTGTTCTCGTGCATCGGCGTGGTATGCATCGCGCTGGGCACCACCGTGTGCCGCGTGGGCAACGTGGGCGTGGATCCGTTCACGGCCATGAACCTGGGGCTGAGCGCGCTCGTCGGCATGGACTTCGGCACGTTCCAGCTGTTGGTGAACCTCGTGATACTCGTGGCGGTGTTCGCACTCGACAAGTGGCAGATAGGCTTGGGCACCATCATCAACATGGTGTTCGTGGGGTACTTGATCGAGCTCTTCACCTGGCTGTACGGCCTGCTGCCGTGGCAGCCGTCGGGCCTCGCGAGCGCGGGCGCGCACCTGGTGATCGGAACGCTGCTGTTCACGCTGGGCGTGTCGCTCTACCTGAAGACCCGCATGGGCGTGGCACCCATCGACGCCGTCGCGCCCGTGATCGTGGCGCGCACGCGGTTCTCCTACACGCCCGTGCGCATGGCCCAGGACATCCTCGTGACCGTGGTGGCCCTCTTCGCCGGCGGGCCCATCGGGGTGTTCACCGTAGTGGCCGCCTTCATGACCGGGCCCCTGATCACCGCATGGAACCGAGTGGCCACGCTTCGGCTCTACCGGCGCTTCCACGTGCTGAACCGGGAAGAGTTGGCGCAGGAGCGCGGTTAA
- a CDS encoding GntR family transcriptional regulator, which translates to MSPLESFEIDYSSGLPVWIQVKNRIAYLIGSGAYVPGDRLPTVRALAVDLDISYNTVNRAYMDLEREGYISTRKGRGTFVAERHSVGADLAANSPVELLVDDMIRACANAGLADDDIIAMVAARLANKKLAH; encoded by the coding sequence ATGAGCCCGCTTGAGTCGTTCGAAATAGATTACAGCAGCGGCCTGCCCGTATGGATACAGGTGAAGAACCGCATCGCCTATCTCATAGGCTCGGGCGCCTACGTTCCGGGCGACCGCCTGCCCACGGTGCGCGCGCTGGCCGTGGACCTGGACATCAGCTACAACACGGTGAACCGCGCCTACATGGACCTCGAGCGCGAGGGCTACATCTCCACCCGCAAGGGCAGGGGAACATTCGTGGCCGAGCGCCATTCCGTGGGCGCCGACCTGGCTGCGAACAGCCCCGTGGAGCTGCTGGTGGACGACATGATCCGGGCCTGCGCCAACGCCGGCCTCGCCGACGACGACATCATCGCCATGGTGGCCGCCCGACTGGCGAACAAGAAACTTGCGCACTAG
- the nrfD gene encoding NrfD/PsrC family molybdoenzyme membrane anchor subunit yields MFNLLTTGYLFLGGAGAGALVVLGALECANVRRRFALPPARAARVERALALPDEFFARGWPVCFVALAAGMLCLLVDLGRPERLLSLLTSPEPSAIAVGAYALVLALACAGVFSLVELLDGVRVRPAVVWGAAVAGVAAGLVAVAYTGVLLQGLASVLFWQTPLLPMLFSLSSLSCGIACAFLGAAFVETRRPITRPLARLALVDGVLLVLEALVMAGYLAWAFAGEGTALAAQALVAGDLRWAFWGGAVLCGLAAPFALERCLTHGNSRTQLLWIAAALLAGGFALRFCLVGAGAYDATQLPGLLFG; encoded by the coding sequence ATGTTCAACCTGCTCACGACAGGTTATCTGTTCCTCGGCGGAGCCGGGGCGGGGGCGCTCGTCGTGTTGGGCGCGCTCGAATGCGCCAACGTGCGGCGTCGGTTCGCGCTCCCTCCCGCCCGGGCTGCGCGCGTCGAGCGGGCGCTCGCGCTGCCCGACGAGTTCTTCGCACGCGGCTGGCCCGTGTGCTTCGTGGCCCTGGCGGCGGGCATGCTCTGCCTGCTCGTGGATCTCGGCCGCCCGGAGCGCCTGCTGAGCCTGCTCACGTCCCCGGAGCCGTCGGCCATCGCCGTGGGCGCCTACGCGCTGGTTCTCGCGCTTGCCTGCGCCGGCGTGTTCTCGCTGGTTGAGCTGCTGGACGGGGTGCGCGTCCGGCCCGCTGTTGTGTGGGGAGCGGCCGTGGCCGGCGTGGCGGCGGGGCTCGTGGCCGTGGCGTACACGGGCGTGCTGCTGCAGGGGTTGGCGTCGGTGCTGTTCTGGCAGACGCCGCTTCTGCCGATGCTGTTCTCGCTGTCCTCGCTGTCGTGCGGCATCGCCTGCGCCTTCCTGGGCGCCGCGTTCGTCGAGACGCGTCGGCCCATCACGCGCCCGCTCGCTCGCCTGGCGCTCGTCGACGGAGTACTGCTGGTGCTGGAGGCCCTGGTGATGGCTGGCTATCTAGCCTGGGCGTTTGCAGGAGAGGGCACGGCGCTCGCAGCGCAGGCGCTCGTCGCGGGCGATCTGCGCTGGGCGTTCTGGGGCGGTGCGGTCCTGTGCGGCCTGGCGGCTCCGTTCGCGCTCGAGCGCTGCCTCACGCACGGCAACAGCCGCACGCAGCTTCTGTGGATCGCGGCGGCGCTTCTGGCGGGTGGGTTCGCGCTTAGGTTCTGCCTCGTGGGCGCCGGGGCCTACGATGCGACGCAGCTACCCGGCCTGCTGTTCGGTTGA
- a CDS encoding glucose 1-dehydrogenase, with the protein MYPDLNGKTAVVTGASVGLGHGIARRFLQEGMSVVVNFHSDKHRGEAQKLADEFNAPGETAHVVLVQADISQEDGAPKLREAALEHFGGIDVWVNNAGIESRHPTHELPLDVWEKTLAVNLTGVFLGSKAALEHFVEQDRKGCIINLSSVHERIPWPTFAHYAASKGGVKLFSETIALEYAHRGIRVNCIAPGAIETPINAEKFEDPEARAQTERMIPMHRIGTVEQVAAAAAWLASDESSYVTGTSLFVDGGMALYPSFERGDG; encoded by the coding sequence ATGTATCCCGACCTCAACGGCAAGACCGCCGTAGTCACCGGCGCATCCGTCGGCCTCGGCCACGGCATCGCGCGGCGATTCTTGCAGGAGGGCATGAGCGTCGTCGTCAACTTCCACAGCGACAAGCACCGCGGCGAGGCCCAGAAACTCGCCGACGAGTTCAACGCGCCGGGCGAGACCGCGCACGTCGTGCTCGTGCAGGCGGACATCTCGCAGGAGGACGGCGCGCCCAAGCTCCGCGAAGCCGCGCTCGAGCACTTCGGCGGCATCGACGTATGGGTGAACAACGCCGGCATCGAGTCGCGCCACCCCACCCACGAGCTGCCCCTCGACGTGTGGGAGAAGACGCTCGCCGTCAACCTGACCGGCGTGTTCCTGGGCTCGAAGGCGGCGCTCGAGCACTTCGTCGAGCAGGACCGGAAAGGCTGCATCATCAACCTGTCATCCGTCCACGAGCGCATTCCCTGGCCCACGTTCGCGCACTACGCGGCCAGCAAGGGCGGCGTGAAACTGTTCAGCGAGACCATCGCGCTCGAGTACGCGCACCGCGGAATCCGCGTGAACTGCATCGCGCCGGGCGCCATCGAGACGCCCATCAACGCCGAGAAGTTCGAGGACCCCGAGGCGCGCGCCCAGACGGAGCGCATGATCCCGATGCACCGCATTGGCACGGTGGAGCAGGTGGCCGCCGCCGCAGCCTGGCTCGCATCGGACGAGTCGAGCTACGTCACCGGCACGAGCCTGTTCGTGGACGGCGGCATGGCGCTGTACCCGTCGTTCGAGCGGGGCGATGGCTGA
- a CDS encoding lactonase family protein: MERARAKRRLFVGTYTEGTASEGIYVLAFDEGGRRLHIVNAGTHAPNPSYLVRAQPTGEQAGAEAGAQTKLGGSAASTLYAAHELADRSCLTAYEAAEDGMLCCRGTCSSPADAGTCFAAVHPDGRCLYGANYASGSVGLCLLDANGNPCGGLPSVRHAGSGPNRARQGAPHVHSACFVPGTNLLAVVDLGIDTVTLYRAEATGTLETPPVETVRVPPGSGPRMLAFHPHLPLAALVNELANDVLLYRYDRAGTGWRLAGHLALPTAAEGRGAPSTHAASSADGPSEGEAHAQAIAGHPVLAAHPAFSPDGRRLYVSVRGSDRLALFDIDQDGAATPLADCPCGGRGPRHFSLSPEGRHLAVANQDNNEVVIFALDPATGAPREEARIAIPQPSCVIWDG, translated from the coding sequence ATGGAGCGAGCGAGGGCGAAGCGGCGCCTGTTCGTGGGAACCTACACCGAGGGCACCGCGAGCGAGGGCATCTACGTGCTCGCGTTCGACGAGGGCGGGCGCCGCCTGCACATCGTGAACGCCGGAACGCATGCACCGAACCCCTCGTACCTCGTGCGCGCGCAGCCGACCGGCGAGCAGGCGGGCGCGGAGGCCGGCGCGCAGACGAAGCTCGGCGGAAGCGCGGCGAGCACCCTGTACGCAGCTCACGAGCTGGCCGACCGCAGCTGCCTGACCGCCTACGAGGCAGCCGAGGACGGGATGCTCTGCTGCCGGGGCACGTGCTCGTCGCCCGCGGATGCCGGAACCTGCTTCGCCGCCGTGCATCCCGACGGGCGCTGCCTCTACGGCGCGAACTACGCAAGCGGCTCGGTGGGGCTGTGCCTGCTCGACGCCAACGGAAACCCCTGCGGCGGCCTGCCGTCGGTGCGCCATGCGGGAAGCGGACCGAACCGCGCGCGGCAGGGCGCGCCGCACGTGCACTCGGCATGCTTCGTGCCCGGCACGAACCTGCTGGCCGTGGTTGACCTGGGGATCGACACCGTGACGCTCTACCGGGCCGAGGCCACCGGAACGCTCGAGACCCCGCCGGTGGAAACCGTGCGCGTGCCGCCCGGCTCGGGCCCGCGCATGCTGGCGTTCCATCCCCACCTGCCGCTGGCGGCCCTGGTGAACGAGCTGGCGAACGACGTGCTGCTGTACCGGTACGACCGGGCAGGCACGGGCTGGAGGCTGGCAGGGCACCTGGCGCTCCCGACCGCGGCCGAAGGGCGGGGTGCGCCTTCCACCCATGCCGCGTCATCGGCGGACGGGCCGTCGGAGGGTGAGGCGCATGCCCAGGCCATCGCCGGGCATCCCGTACTGGCGGCGCATCCCGCGTTCTCGCCGGACGGGCGGCGCCTTTACGTGTCCGTGCGCGGCAGCGACCGTCTGGCGCTGTTCGACATCGACCAGGACGGCGCCGCAACCCCGCTCGCCGACTGCCCGTGCGGCGGGCGCGGCCCGCGCCATTTCTCGCTCTCCCCCGAGGGGCGGCACCTGGCCGTGGCGAACCAGGACAACAACGAGGTGGTCATATTCGCCCTCGACCCGGCCACGGGCGCTCCTCGCGAGGAGGCGCGCATCGCCATCCCCCAGCCCTCGTGCGTCATCTGGGACGGGTAG